Proteins co-encoded in one Bacillus sp. FSL H8-0547 genomic window:
- a CDS encoding FAD-dependent oxidoreductase, with translation MEYDVIVIGGGSGGLTAAAGAASFGARTALIEKEKALGGDCLHAGCVPSKAFIAAANKVYSAKKAAAAFGLTSGGKADMKKVMESVQRAIAVIQEHDGDERFENLGIDVIHGEAVFVSSHEISVGDKILKGKKIILATGSRPAVPDIDGIRDCGYLTNRNVFQLEVLPESLAVIGGGPIGVELAQAFSRLGTEVTLIERSQLPLSKEDDEIRETAARLLGKEFTILTEAAIESVSSFEDRKELVIRQNDVLKTLEVSHILVAAGRKPNSDGLKLETIGVECDEKGAIKVNRSMQTSIPHIFAIGDVNGNQLFTHAAGMEGKGVVQKAVLGLPHTVKYDSMPWVTYTHPEIFHLGMTEDEARKNHKDIGVYKADLNEVDRFIAEDETEGFVKIITDKHGSIIGAHAIGEGAGDWMQPVVFASQLGKKIGDLSQMVYPYPNRAAAVQKTADLYWREKLFSGIVPKLTEKWIKVKR, from the coding sequence GCAGCAAGCTTTGGGGCGAGGACAGCTTTAATTGAAAAAGAGAAAGCTTTAGGGGGAGACTGCCTTCACGCCGGCTGTGTTCCTTCTAAAGCTTTTATCGCTGCAGCAAACAAAGTATACAGCGCTAAAAAAGCAGCAGCCGCGTTCGGACTTACCTCAGGCGGCAAAGCCGATATGAAAAAAGTGATGGAGTCCGTTCAAAGGGCGATAGCTGTTATTCAGGAGCATGATGGCGATGAGCGGTTTGAGAATCTTGGGATTGATGTGATTCACGGCGAGGCCGTTTTTGTTTCAAGTCATGAGATCAGTGTGGGAGATAAAATTCTAAAAGGGAAGAAAATCATACTTGCAACAGGCTCAAGACCGGCGGTTCCGGATATTGACGGCATCCGCGATTGCGGCTATTTGACAAACCGGAATGTATTTCAGCTTGAGGTTCTCCCTGAAAGCCTTGCCGTTATAGGTGGAGGACCTATCGGAGTGGAGCTTGCACAGGCATTTTCAAGGCTTGGGACCGAAGTAACACTTATTGAAAGGTCCCAATTGCCGCTCTCAAAAGAAGATGATGAGATCAGGGAAACCGCAGCGCGCCTGCTAGGAAAGGAATTCACCATTTTAACTGAAGCAGCCATTGAATCAGTGTCTTCTTTTGAAGACAGGAAAGAACTTGTGATAAGGCAAAATGATGTCCTTAAAACGCTTGAAGTGAGCCATATTCTCGTAGCAGCCGGTAGAAAACCGAATAGTGATGGGCTAAAGCTAGAAACAATCGGTGTTGAGTGCGACGAGAAAGGAGCCATAAAAGTCAACCGGTCCATGCAGACGAGCATTCCGCATATTTTTGCCATCGGAGATGTTAACGGAAACCAGCTTTTTACTCACGCTGCCGGCATGGAGGGAAAAGGGGTCGTTCAAAAAGCAGTTCTGGGATTGCCGCATACCGTCAAGTATGACAGCATGCCTTGGGTTACATATACGCACCCGGAGATTTTTCATCTTGGAATGACGGAGGATGAAGCGCGGAAAAATCACAAGGATATTGGGGTATATAAGGCTGACCTCAATGAAGTGGACAGATTTATAGCCGAAGATGAGACAGAGGGATTTGTGAAAATAATAACGGATAAACACGGCTCTATTATAGGTGCACATGCAATTGGAGAGGGAGCGGGAGACTGGATGCAGCCGGTCGTATTTGCCAGTCAGCTCGGGAAAAAAATCGGCGATCTTTCCCAGATGGTCTATCCCTATCCAAACAGGGCGGCAGCTGTTCAAAAAACGGCGGATCTTTATTGGAGAGAGAAACTTTTTTCAGGGATTGTGCCTAAGTTGACAGAAAAATGGATCAAAGTAAAACGCTGA